One Suricata suricatta isolate VVHF042 chromosome X, meerkat_22Aug2017_6uvM2_HiC, whole genome shotgun sequence genomic region harbors:
- the CDK16 gene encoding cyclin-dependent kinase 16 isoform X1: MAEESILPWQLGVMWCWCRWNMPSYGRARGWISAPTILGKSITAAAPQNACYGGSHIKAAPTEAKRSPVGPLPSASHPGLNTQVAMDRMKKIKRQLSMTLRGGRGLDKANGAPEQIGLDESGGGGGNDLGEVPTRAAPGEPHSGRGPLSSAPEIVHEDLKMGSDGESDQASATSSDEVQSPVRVRMRNHPPRKISTEDINKRLSLPADIRLPEGYLEKLTLNSPIFDKPLSRRLRRVSLSEIGFGKLETYIKLDKLGEGTYATVYKGKSKLTDNLVALKEIRLEHEEGAPCTAIREVSLLKDLKHANIVTLHDIIHTEKSLTLVFEYLDKDLKQYLDDCGNVINMHNVKLFLFQLLRGLAYCHRQKVLHRDLKPQNLLINERGELKLADFGLARAKSIPTKTYSNEVVTLWYRPPDILLGSTDYSTQIDMWGVGCIFYEMATGRPLFPGSTVEEQLHFIFRILGTPTEETWPGILSNEEFKTYNYPKYRAEALLSHAPRLDSDGADLLTKLLQFEGRNRISAEDAMKHPFFLSLGERIHKLPDTTSIFALKEIQLQKEAGLRSSSMPDSGRPAFRVVDTEF; this comes from the exons ATGGCTGAGGAGAGCATTCTGCCTTGGCAATTGGGGGTAATGTGGTGCTGGTGCCGGTGGAATATGCCATCCTATGGGCGTGCCCGAGGCTGGATCAGTGCCCCCACCATCCTGGGCAAGTCCATCACTGCTGCCGCACCTCAAAATGCCTGCTATGGAGGCTCCCACATCAAGGCTGCCCCCACAGAAGCCAAAAGGTCACCAGTTGGGCCCTTGCCTTCagccagccacccaggcctcAATACCCAG GTCGCCATGGATCGGATGAAGAAGATCAAGCGGCAGCTGTCGATGACACTCCGAGGGGGCCGAGGTTTGGACAAGGCCAATGGTGCCCCTGAACAGATAGGCCTGGATGAGAGTGGGGGTGGCGGCGGCAATGACCTTGGAGAGGTACCCACTCGTGCCGCTCCTGGGGAACCTCACTCTGGACGGGGCCCGCTCAGCTCTGCACCAG AAATTGTACACGAGGACTTGAAGATGGGGTCTGATGGGGAAAGTGACCAGGCTTCAGCCACGTCCTCGGATGAGGTGCAGTCGCCAGTGAGGGTGCGCATGCGCAACCATCCCCCACGCAAGATCTCCACCGAG GACATCAACAAGCGCCTATCACTACCAGCTGACATCCGGCTGCCTGAGGGCTACCTTGAGAAGCTGACCCTCAATAGCCCCATCTTCGACAAGCCCCTCAGCCGCCGCCTCCGCCGTGTCAGCCTG TCTGAGATTGGCTTTGGAAAACTGGAGACCTACATCAAGCTAGACAAGCTGGGCGAG GGCACCTATGCCACCGTCTACAAAGGCAAAAGCAAGCTCACAGACAACCTTGTGGCACTCAAGGAGATCAGACTGGAACACGAAGAGGGGGCACCCTGCACCGCCATCCGGGAAG TGTCCCTGCTCAAGGACCTCAAACATGCCAACATCGTCACGCTACATGACATTATCCACACGGAGAAGTCCCTCACCCTTGTCTTTGAGTACCTG GACAAGGACCTGAAGCAGTACCTGGATGACTGTGGGAACGTCATCAACATGCACAATGTGAAA CTGTTCCTGTTCCAGCTGCTTCGTGGCCTGGCCTACTGCCACCGGCAGAAGGTGCTACATCGAGACCTCAAGCCCCAAAACCTGCTCATCAACGAGAGAGGAGAGCTCAAGCTGGCCGACTTTG GCCTGGCCCGGGCCAAGTCAATTCCAACTAAGACCTACTCCAATGAGGTGGTGACACTGTGGTACCGGCCCCCCGACATCCTGCTTGGGTCCACGGACTACTCTACCCAGATTGACATGTG GGGTGTGGGCTGCATCTTCTATGAGATGGCCACAGGCCGGCCCCTCTTCCCAGGCTCCACGGTGGAGGAACAGCTGCATTTCATCTTCCGCATCTTAG GAACCCCAACTGAGGAGACATGGCCAGGCATTCTATCCAACGAAGAATTTAAGACATACAATTACCCCAAGTATCGAGCCGAGGCCCTTTTGAGCCATGCACCCCG ACTTGACAGCGACGGGGCTGACCTCCTCACCAAGCTGCTGCAG TTTGAAGGTCGCAATCGGATCTCCGCAGAGGACGCCATGAAACATCCATTCTTCCTCAGTCTGGGGGAGCGGATCCACAAACTTCCTGACA CTACTTCCATATTTGCACTAAAGGAGATCCAGCTACAAAAGGAGGCCGGCCTTCGGTCTTCATCGATGCCTGACTCAG GCAGGCCAGCTTTCCGCGTGGTGGACACCGAGTTCTAA
- the CDK16 gene encoding cyclin-dependent kinase 16 isoform X2, translating to MDRMKKIKRQLSMTLRGGRGLDKANGAPEQIGLDESGGGGGNDLGEVPTRAAPGEPHSGRGPLSSAPEIVHEDLKMGSDGESDQASATSSDEVQSPVRVRMRNHPPRKISTEDINKRLSLPADIRLPEGYLEKLTLNSPIFDKPLSRRLRRVSLSEIGFGKLETYIKLDKLGEGTYATVYKGKSKLTDNLVALKEIRLEHEEGAPCTAIREVSLLKDLKHANIVTLHDIIHTEKSLTLVFEYLDKDLKQYLDDCGNVINMHNVKLFLFQLLRGLAYCHRQKVLHRDLKPQNLLINERGELKLADFGLARAKSIPTKTYSNEVVTLWYRPPDILLGSTDYSTQIDMWGVGCIFYEMATGRPLFPGSTVEEQLHFIFRILGTPTEETWPGILSNEEFKTYNYPKYRAEALLSHAPRLDSDGADLLTKLLQFEGRNRISAEDAMKHPFFLSLGERIHKLPDTTSIFALKEIQLQKEAGLRSSSMPDSGRPAFRVVDTEF from the exons ATGGATCGGATGAAGAAGATCAAGCGGCAGCTGTCGATGACACTCCGAGGGGGCCGAGGTTTGGACAAGGCCAATGGTGCCCCTGAACAGATAGGCCTGGATGAGAGTGGGGGTGGCGGCGGCAATGACCTTGGAGAGGTACCCACTCGTGCCGCTCCTGGGGAACCTCACTCTGGACGGGGCCCGCTCAGCTCTGCACCAG AAATTGTACACGAGGACTTGAAGATGGGGTCTGATGGGGAAAGTGACCAGGCTTCAGCCACGTCCTCGGATGAGGTGCAGTCGCCAGTGAGGGTGCGCATGCGCAACCATCCCCCACGCAAGATCTCCACCGAG GACATCAACAAGCGCCTATCACTACCAGCTGACATCCGGCTGCCTGAGGGCTACCTTGAGAAGCTGACCCTCAATAGCCCCATCTTCGACAAGCCCCTCAGCCGCCGCCTCCGCCGTGTCAGCCTG TCTGAGATTGGCTTTGGAAAACTGGAGACCTACATCAAGCTAGACAAGCTGGGCGAG GGCACCTATGCCACCGTCTACAAAGGCAAAAGCAAGCTCACAGACAACCTTGTGGCACTCAAGGAGATCAGACTGGAACACGAAGAGGGGGCACCCTGCACCGCCATCCGGGAAG TGTCCCTGCTCAAGGACCTCAAACATGCCAACATCGTCACGCTACATGACATTATCCACACGGAGAAGTCCCTCACCCTTGTCTTTGAGTACCTG GACAAGGACCTGAAGCAGTACCTGGATGACTGTGGGAACGTCATCAACATGCACAATGTGAAA CTGTTCCTGTTCCAGCTGCTTCGTGGCCTGGCCTACTGCCACCGGCAGAAGGTGCTACATCGAGACCTCAAGCCCCAAAACCTGCTCATCAACGAGAGAGGAGAGCTCAAGCTGGCCGACTTTG GCCTGGCCCGGGCCAAGTCAATTCCAACTAAGACCTACTCCAATGAGGTGGTGACACTGTGGTACCGGCCCCCCGACATCCTGCTTGGGTCCACGGACTACTCTACCCAGATTGACATGTG GGGTGTGGGCTGCATCTTCTATGAGATGGCCACAGGCCGGCCCCTCTTCCCAGGCTCCACGGTGGAGGAACAGCTGCATTTCATCTTCCGCATCTTAG GAACCCCAACTGAGGAGACATGGCCAGGCATTCTATCCAACGAAGAATTTAAGACATACAATTACCCCAAGTATCGAGCCGAGGCCCTTTTGAGCCATGCACCCCG ACTTGACAGCGACGGGGCTGACCTCCTCACCAAGCTGCTGCAG TTTGAAGGTCGCAATCGGATCTCCGCAGAGGACGCCATGAAACATCCATTCTTCCTCAGTCTGGGGGAGCGGATCCACAAACTTCCTGACA CTACTTCCATATTTGCACTAAAGGAGATCCAGCTACAAAAGGAGGCCGGCCTTCGGTCTTCATCGATGCCTGACTCAG GCAGGCCAGCTTTCCGCGTGGTGGACACCGAGTTCTAA